From Verrucomicrobiales bacterium, the proteins below share one genomic window:
- a CDS encoding relaxase domain-containing protein has protein sequence MWACPFWVPPIDLMFSARPQKNLKAALEYFRVHLQPGDGGVSQGQGAWIGKGLDRLGIHPGQPVTAEMFDRLCHNRHPITGEQLTALTVPGRRIFFDFVVSAPKSVSIMALTVGDARILQLHEAAVRTAVARMEQFASTRVRKDGKDEDRVTGELVAILFQHACSRALDPQLHTHLVVFNATWDPVEKTWKALQTGKMFEALSYCTEVYRSELAAGLKDLGYRIRNTRKGFEIEGVSLEVIRKFSKRAEQIDRAEEKLAKKLGAKPSPQTRMHLAQSTRGPKLQVTQAQLLKHQQEQLTPEELAELNRVRQAARGYRPQAATISTAQALDYARDHLFERRSTVERHELLQEALKHGRGDVRDADLRSALERRPEFITVEGRLTTKETLRLERELIAWVNQQAGRYKPFAAHVREDPQLSPAQNQALLKMLWSTDGVTRIGGGAGTGKTHLLTRFVRTLRENGHDVFVCAPTTQAVDVLRRDGFVEAQTLQRLLADETLQLTVKGKVLLVDEASLLSVGQMHDLFSLSKRARCRVVLSGDIRQHHSVEAGDSLRVLAVHAQLHSAQLDEILRQKPKPYREAVDAVAAGRIAEGYSRLNRLGAIVEAQDHGQLIAEYVDSVRRKRSTLIVSPTWREITLISNVLRERLAQEGVLQKRDHDIWSHSSMDWTLAQRRDLRNYRPGLVLTFQRSTRDFRSGEWAKVLEVRGDQLVVQNGAGRKVKVSKKQALCFDVSEVKCIPVAPGERLLIQGNCRRLGLINGQIVTVSKIDDRGHIHLTDGRKIDKGFRSFTYGYCVTSHAAQGKTVDHVYLAVSSKSFLAASREQFYVSVSRGRYRVRVFTDDKRGLLQSVQESSARLSAVEMVKGWIKPQIKSSIQTHVAPKVSI, from the coding sequence ATGTGGGCTTGCCCTTTTTGGGTGCCCCCGATCGACCTGATGTTCTCCGCTCGGCCACAAAAGAATCTTAAGGCAGCACTGGAGTATTTCCGGGTCCACCTCCAACCGGGGGATGGCGGGGTATCCCAAGGTCAGGGAGCTTGGATCGGGAAGGGGCTCGACCGACTGGGGATCCACCCTGGGCAACCTGTCACAGCTGAGATGTTCGATCGCTTGTGCCACAATCGACATCCGATAACCGGGGAACAGCTCACCGCACTCACGGTGCCAGGGCGACGCATCTTCTTTGACTTCGTGGTCTCCGCACCGAAGAGCGTTTCGATCATGGCTCTGACCGTAGGTGATGCCCGCATCCTTCAACTGCACGAGGCTGCGGTTCGCACCGCTGTCGCCCGCATGGAGCAGTTCGCTTCCACGCGTGTCCGGAAGGATGGTAAGGATGAGGATCGCGTTACGGGAGAGTTGGTGGCAATTTTGTTCCAACATGCGTGTTCTCGTGCGCTTGACCCGCAGTTGCACACTCACCTTGTCGTCTTCAATGCCACATGGGACCCCGTCGAGAAAACTTGGAAAGCGCTCCAAACCGGGAAAATGTTTGAGGCCCTGAGCTATTGCACTGAGGTCTACCGGAGTGAGTTGGCAGCGGGTTTGAAAGACCTGGGGTATCGAATCCGGAACACGCGCAAGGGATTCGAGATCGAAGGAGTTTCGCTAGAGGTCATCCGCAAGTTCAGCAAACGTGCTGAACAAATCGACCGAGCAGAGGAGAAGTTAGCCAAGAAGCTGGGGGCCAAACCGTCGCCACAAACGCGCATGCACCTGGCACAATCCACTCGAGGTCCGAAGCTACAGGTCACGCAGGCGCAGTTGTTGAAACACCAGCAAGAGCAACTCACACCGGAAGAGTTGGCGGAATTGAACCGGGTTCGCCAAGCTGCCCGAGGTTACCGACCGCAGGCCGCGACCATTTCGACTGCGCAGGCTTTGGACTATGCTCGTGATCACCTTTTCGAACGTCGATCGACGGTGGAACGACATGAGCTGCTTCAAGAGGCATTGAAACACGGGCGGGGGGATGTGCGCGACGCAGACCTTCGAAGTGCGTTGGAAAGGCGTCCGGAGTTTATCACGGTCGAGGGTAGGCTGACCACGAAGGAGACATTGAGGCTGGAACGCGAGCTGATCGCGTGGGTCAATCAGCAGGCAGGCCGATACAAACCCTTCGCGGCACATGTCCGCGAAGACCCTCAGCTCAGTCCGGCACAAAACCAGGCATTGCTGAAAATGTTGTGGTCGACCGACGGCGTCACGCGAATTGGTGGAGGAGCGGGGACAGGCAAGACGCACCTTTTGACGCGTTTTGTTCGAACCCTCCGCGAGAATGGGCACGATGTCTTCGTTTGCGCTCCTACGACTCAGGCGGTCGATGTCTTGAGGCGTGACGGTTTTGTGGAAGCTCAGACTCTCCAGAGATTGCTTGCAGACGAAACCCTACAACTCACCGTCAAAGGCAAGGTGCTGCTTGTTGACGAGGCCAGCCTGTTGTCCGTGGGTCAAATGCATGACCTGTTCAGCCTTTCGAAACGCGCTCGGTGTCGTGTTGTCCTCTCCGGAGACATCCGCCAGCATCACAGCGTCGAGGCGGGAGATTCCCTGCGCGTGTTGGCTGTTCATGCTCAACTTCATTCGGCTCAATTGGACGAGATCCTTCGGCAGAAGCCAAAGCCGTATCGGGAAGCAGTGGATGCCGTTGCTGCCGGAAGGATTGCCGAAGGTTATTCGCGGCTCAACCGCCTTGGGGCTATCGTGGAAGCCCAGGATCATGGGCAGCTCATTGCCGAATACGTAGACTCCGTCAGGCGCAAGCGTTCCACTTTGATCGTTTCGCCAACCTGGCGGGAAATAACCCTCATTAGCAACGTGCTGCGGGAACGACTCGCCCAAGAAGGCGTTCTACAGAAGAGGGACCATGACATCTGGTCCCACAGCTCCATGGATTGGACGCTGGCCCAGCGGCGCGATCTCCGAAACTACCGTCCCGGCTTGGTGCTCACCTTTCAACGATCCACACGAGATTTCCGATCTGGCGAGTGGGCGAAGGTGCTTGAAGTGCGGGGTGACCAGTTGGTGGTTCAGAATGGTGCAGGTCGCAAAGTGAAGGTCTCCAAGAAGCAGGCGTTGTGTTTTGATGTGTCTGAGGTGAAATGCATTCCGGTAGCACCCGGAGAGCGTCTTCTGATCCAAGGCAACTGCCGACGGCTGGGCCTGATCAACGGTCAAATTGTAACTGTATCCAAGATTGATGACCGTGGTCACATTCACCTGACGGATGGCCGGAAGATCGACAAGGGGTTTCGTTCCTTTACCTACGGGTATTGCGTCACCAGTCACGCAGCTCAGGGAAAAACCGTCGATCACGTCTATCTCGCGGTCTCGTCCAAGTCGTTCCTGGCTGCGAGCCGCGAACAATTTTATGTCAGCGTTTCACGAGGTCGATACCGAGTCCGAGTATTCACTGACGACAAGCGTGGACTTCTCCAGTCGGTTCAGGAATCCAGTGCCCGATTGAGTGCGGTTGAAATGGTCAAGGGCTGGATTAAACCCCAAATCAAATCATCGATCCAAACCCATGTTGCGCCGAAAGTCTCCATCTGA
- a CDS encoding GxxExxY protein, whose protein sequence is MSDENTIAAMIVEAAVEVHRTLGGPGLLEDLYEESMVEELTLRGLRVERQQIIPVSYKGRRLRYPLRVDMRVEGLVLVENKAAVEWNPIFEAQMLTYLRVTRLRLGLVINFGERWVKSGIRRVVNGLPE, encoded by the coding sequence ATGAGCGACGAGAATACCATTGCGGCGATGATTGTGGAGGCTGCCGTCGAGGTGCACCGAACATTGGGAGGTCCAGGCCTGCTGGAAGACCTGTATGAGGAATCCATGGTCGAGGAACTGACGCTGCGCGGGCTACGAGTCGAACGGCAGCAGATCATCCCCGTTTCCTACAAAGGTCGGAGGCTTCGCTACCCGCTCCGGGTGGACATGAGGGTGGAAGGCTTGGTGCTGGTCGAGAACAAGGCTGCGGTAGAATGGAACCCGATCTTCGAAGCACAAATGCTGACATACCTTCGTGTGACCCGATTGCGGCTAGGGCTAGTCATTAACTTCGGGGAACGCTGGGTGAAATCCGGTATCCGTCGGGTGGTGAACGGTCTCCCGGAATAG